A stretch of Peteryoungia algae DNA encodes these proteins:
- the atpD gene encoding F0F1 ATP synthase subunit beta — MAKAATPKSKAVKSAAGALGKVTQVIGAVVDVAFEGELPAILNALETDNGGNRLVLEVAQHLGENQVRTIAMDSTEGLVRGQPVTDTGAPISVPVGPETLGRIMNVIGEPVDEAGPLVTEGRRAIHQEAPAYVEQSTEAQILVTGIKVVDLLAPYAKGGKIGLFGGAGVGKTVLIMELINNVAKAHGGYSVFAGVGERTREGNDLYHEMIESGVNKHGGGEGSKAALVYGQMNEPPGARARVALTGLTIAEDFRDKGQDVLFFVDNIFRFTQAGSEVSALLGRIPSAVGYQPTLATDMGQMQERITTTTKGSITSVQAIYVPADDLTDPAPATSFAHLDATTVLSRSIAEKGIYPAVDPLDSTSRMLDPMVVGEEHYEVARKVQTTLQRYKSLQDIIAILGMDELSEEDKVTVARARKIERFLSQPFFVAEIFTGSPGKLVALEDTIKGFKGLVNGEYDHLPEAAFYMVGSMDEAIEKAKRLAAEAA, encoded by the coding sequence ATGGCTAAGGCAGCTACCCCCAAGTCTAAGGCGGTGAAGTCCGCAGCCGGTGCTCTCGGCAAGGTCACGCAGGTCATCGGCGCCGTCGTCGACGTCGCGTTCGAAGGCGAACTGCCCGCGATCCTGAACGCGCTGGAAACCGACAACGGCGGCAACCGCCTCGTTCTCGAAGTGGCGCAGCACCTCGGCGAAAACCAGGTCCGCACGATCGCCATGGACTCGACCGAAGGTCTCGTTCGCGGTCAGCCGGTCACCGACACGGGTGCTCCGATCTCGGTTCCGGTTGGTCCGGAAACGCTCGGCCGCATCATGAACGTCATCGGCGAGCCGGTCGACGAAGCTGGTCCGCTGGTCACCGAAGGCCGTCGCGCAATCCACCAGGAAGCCCCGGCTTACGTCGAGCAGTCGACCGAAGCCCAGATCCTGGTCACCGGCATCAAGGTCGTCGACCTTCTGGCTCCCTATGCCAAGGGCGGTAAGATCGGCCTGTTCGGCGGCGCTGGCGTTGGCAAGACCGTTCTGATCATGGAACTGATCAACAACGTTGCGAAGGCTCACGGCGGTTACTCCGTGTTCGCAGGCGTTGGCGAGCGTACCCGCGAAGGCAACGACCTCTATCACGAAATGATCGAATCGGGCGTCAACAAGCACGGCGGTGGCGAAGGCTCCAAGGCCGCTCTCGTTTACGGCCAGATGAACGAACCGCCGGGCGCCCGCGCTCGCGTCGCTCTGACCGGTCTGACGATCGCTGAAGACTTCCGCGACAAGGGACAGGACGTTCTGTTCTTCGTCGACAATATCTTCCGCTTCACCCAGGCAGGTTCGGAAGTGTCGGCTCTGCTCGGTCGTATCCCGTCGGCCGTTGGTTACCAGCCGACGCTCGCCACCGACATGGGTCAGATGCAGGAACGCATCACCACCACGACCAAGGGCTCGATTACCTCGGTTCAGGCCATCTACGTTCCCGCCGACGACTTGACCGACCCGGCTCCGGCCACCTCGTTCGCCCACTTGGACGCAACGACCGTTCTGTCGCGCTCGATTGCTGAAAAGGGTATCTACCCGGCCGTTGACCCGCTCGACTCGACGTCGCGCATGCTGGACCCGATGGTTGTCGGCGAAGAGCACTACGAAGTTGCCCGTAAGGTCCAGACGACGCTTCAGCGCTACAAGTCGCTGCAGGACATCATCGCCATCCTCGGGATGGACGAACTGTCCGAAGAAGACAAGGTGACGGTTGCCCGCGCCCGCAAGATCGAGCGCTTCCTGTCGCAGCCGTTCTTCGTCGCCGAAATCTTCACCGGTTCGCCGGGCAAGCTGGTTGCGCTCGAAGACACGATCAAGGGCTTCAAGGGCCTGGTCAACGGCGAGTACGACCACCTGCCGGAAGCTGCCTTCTACATGGTCGGCTCGATGGACGAAGCCATCGAAAAGGCCAAGCGCCTGGCTGCCGAAGCTGCCTAA
- a CDS encoding F0F1 ATP synthase subunit gamma → MPSLKDLKNRIASVKATQKITKAMKMVAAAKLRRAQEAAEAARPYSQRMGAVLANIAQAVGTDDSAPRLMTGNGKDDVHLLVVCTAERGLCGGFNSSIARFARDHARKLLAQGKTVKFFCVGKKGYDSLRREFADMIVERVDLREVKRVGFTDADAIGRKVIGMFERGEFDVCTLFYSEFKSVISQIPTAQQIIPAAPAEAPAQGGAAALYEYEPDAAGILEDLIPRNISVQIFRALLENVAGEMGAKMSAMDNATRNAGEMINKLTLSYNRQRQAQITKELIEIISGAEAL, encoded by the coding sequence ATGCCTTCACTTAAGGATCTGAAAAACCGGATCGCCTCCGTCAAGGCGACGCAGAAGATCACCAAGGCGATGAAGATGGTCGCCGCGGCGAAATTGCGTCGCGCTCAGGAAGCGGCCGAGGCTGCCCGCCCGTACTCGCAGCGCATGGGCGCCGTTCTGGCCAATATTGCGCAGGCAGTGGGTACGGACGACAGCGCGCCGCGTCTGATGACGGGCAACGGCAAGGACGACGTGCATCTGCTCGTCGTCTGCACCGCTGAACGTGGTCTCTGCGGCGGCTTCAACTCGTCGATCGCACGTTTTGCTCGTGACCACGCCCGCAAGCTGCTGGCCCAGGGCAAGACGGTCAAGTTCTTCTGCGTCGGCAAGAAGGGCTACGACAGCCTGCGTCGCGAATTCGCCGACATGATCGTCGAACGCGTGGACCTGCGCGAAGTGAAGCGTGTCGGCTTTACCGATGCGGATGCCATTGGCCGCAAGGTCATCGGCATGTTCGAGCGTGGTGAATTCGACGTCTGCACGCTGTTCTATTCCGAGTTCAAGTCGGTGATCAGCCAGATCCCGACCGCCCAGCAGATCATCCCGGCCGCTCCGGCCGAGGCTCCTGCCCAGGGCGGCGCGGCTGCTCTCTACGAATACGAACCGGATGCTGCAGGGATCCTCGAGGATCTCATTCCGCGCAACATCTCGGTTCAGATTTTCCGGGCCCTGCTCGAAAATGTCGCGGGTGAAATGGGCGCCAAGATGAGCGCCATGGACAATGCGACACGCAATGCCGGTGAGATGATCAACAAGCTGACGCTTTCGTACAACCGCCAGCGTCAGGCGCAGATCACCAAGGAACTCATTGAAATCATTTCGGGCGCGGAAGCGCTCTGA
- the atpA gene encoding F0F1 ATP synthase subunit alpha, with amino-acid sequence MDIRAAEISAILKDQIKNFGKEAEVSEVGQVLSVGDGIARVYGLDNVQAGEMVEFPGGIRGMALNLEADNVGVVLFGADRGIKEGDIVKRTGAIVDVPVGPELLGRVVDALGNPIDGKGPINAAKRSRVDVKAPGIIPRKSVHEPMSTGLKAIDALIPVGRGQRELVIGDRQTGKTAIILDTFLNQKAVHDNGPENEKLYCVYVAIGQKRSTVAQFVKVLEERGALQYSIIIAATASDPAPMQYLAPFAGCAMGEYFRDNGMHALIAYDDLSKQAVAYRQMSLLLRRPPGREAYPGDVFYLHSRLLERAAKMGDAAGAGSLTALPVIETQGNDVSAFIPTNVISITDGQIFLETDLFYQGIRPAVNVGLSVSRVGSAAQIKAMKQVAGSIKGELAQYREMAAFAQFGSDLDAATQRLLNRGARLTELLKQQQFSPLKTEEQVAVIFAGVNGYLDKIAVSQVGKFEQGLLSYLHSEGKAILDAIRTDKAISDDTKGKLKAALDSFAKNFA; translated from the coding sequence ATGGATATCCGCGCCGCGGAAATTTCCGCAATTCTGAAAGATCAAATCAAGAACTTCGGCAAAGAGGCAGAAGTCTCCGAAGTCGGCCAGGTTCTGTCCGTCGGTGACGGTATCGCCCGCGTCTACGGCCTCGACAACGTCCAGGCCGGCGAAATGGTCGAGTTCCCAGGCGGCATCCGCGGCATGGCGCTGAACCTCGAAGCCGACAATGTCGGTGTGGTTCTCTTCGGCGCAGACCGTGGCATCAAGGAAGGCGACATCGTCAAGCGGACCGGCGCCATCGTCGACGTTCCGGTTGGTCCGGAACTGCTTGGCCGCGTCGTTGACGCGCTCGGCAACCCGATCGACGGCAAGGGCCCGATCAATGCTGCGAAGCGTTCGCGCGTTGACGTCAAGGCTCCCGGCATCATCCCGCGCAAATCGGTTCACGAGCCGATGTCGACCGGCCTCAAGGCCATCGACGCCCTGATCCCGGTTGGCCGCGGTCAGCGCGAGCTCGTTATCGGTGACCGTCAGACCGGCAAGACCGCCATCATTCTCGACACCTTCCTTAACCAGAAGGCTGTGCACGACAACGGTCCGGAAAACGAAAAGCTGTACTGCGTTTACGTGGCTATCGGCCAGAAGCGCTCGACCGTTGCCCAGTTCGTCAAGGTTCTCGAAGAGCGTGGCGCGCTGCAGTACTCGATCATCATCGCGGCGACCGCGTCCGATCCGGCTCCGATGCAGTACCTGGCTCCGTTTGCCGGTTGCGCCATGGGCGAATACTTCCGCGACAACGGCATGCATGCCCTGATCGCCTATGACGACCTGTCCAAGCAGGCTGTTGCTTACCGCCAGATGTCGCTTCTGCTGCGCCGTCCTCCGGGCCGCGAAGCCTATCCGGGCGACGTCTTCTACCTGCATTCGCGTCTTCTCGAGCGCGCTGCAAAGATGGGCGATGCTGCCGGTGCCGGCTCGCTGACCGCTTTGCCGGTCATCGAAACCCAGGGTAACGACGTTTCGGCCTTCATTCCGACCAACGTGATCTCGATCACCGATGGCCAGATCTTCCTTGAAACCGACCTGTTCTATCAGGGTATTCGTCCGGCCGTTAACGTCGGTCTGTCGGTTTCGCGCGTTGGTTCTGCCGCTCAGATCAAGGCGATGAAGCAGGTTGCCGGTTCGATCAAGGGCGAGCTTGCCCAGTATCGCGAAATGGCCGCCTTCGCGCAGTTCGGTTCCGACCTCGACGCCGCCACCCAGCGTTTGCTCAATCGTGGTGCGCGCCTGACGGAACTCCTGAAGCAGCAGCAGTTCTCGCCGCTGAAGACGGAAGAACAGGTTGCGGTCATCTTCGCTGGCGTCAACGGCTATCTCGACAAGATCGCGGTCAGCCAGGTTGGCAAGTTCGAACAGGGCCTGCTCTCCTACCTCCATTCGGAAGGCAAGGCCATTCTCGATGCCATCCGCACCGACAAGGCGATCAGCGACGATACCAAGGGCAAGCTCAAGGCGGCTCTCGATAGCTTCGCGAAGAACTTCGCCTAA
- a CDS encoding F0F1 ATP synthase subunit delta yields the protein MPVADASQVISGVAERYASSLFELALEAGAIDAVAADLSRFQAMIDESDDLKRLVQSPVFTAEDQVKAIGALGEKAGFSAMVLNFLKVVASNRRLFAAPGMVAAYRQAVARHKGELTADVTTAHALSAEQETELKAALKSVTGKEVSISVTVDPSLLGGLIVKVGSRQIDTSLRTKLSTLKLALKEVG from the coding sequence TTGCCCGTGGCAGACGCATCCCAAGTGATTTCAGGCGTGGCGGAGCGTTACGCATCGTCGCTTTTCGAGCTTGCGCTCGAAGCTGGCGCTATCGACGCCGTCGCTGCCGATCTCAGCCGCTTCCAGGCGATGATCGACGAGAGCGACGATCTGAAGCGCCTCGTACAGTCGCCTGTCTTCACGGCTGAAGACCAGGTCAAGGCCATTGGCGCGCTCGGCGAAAAGGCCGGTTTCAGCGCGATGGTGTTGAACTTCCTGAAGGTCGTCGCAAGCAATCGCCGCCTGTTTGCCGCTCCCGGCATGGTGGCTGCCTATCGCCAGGCTGTTGCCCGCCACAAGGGCGAGCTCACGGCTGACGTCACCACAGCTCATGCCCTGTCGGCTGAGCAGGAAACTGAACTGAAAGCGGCGCTGAAGAGCGTCACCGGCAAGGAAGTCTCGATCTCCGTTACGGTCGATCCCTCCCTGCTCGGCGGCCTGATCGTGAAGGTCGGCTCGCGCCAGATCGACACGTCTCTTCGCACCAAACTTTCCACCCTTAAGCTTGCACTGAAAGAGGTTGGCTGA
- a CDS encoding AGROH133_08824 family phage infection protein, producing the protein MEFYFPTELGEQLAFLAAATAALIGCVVLFAPGLTLKALALTANEGRPEGLSAVRSAGGLVVGFAGTALLLAQPTVYLAFGAAVGLSAFARILSIMSDQGATWRNILLLVVQAAIASLTLAYVFGLT; encoded by the coding sequence ATGGAATTCTACTTTCCCACTGAACTTGGCGAGCAACTGGCCTTCCTCGCCGCTGCGACTGCTGCCCTCATCGGATGCGTCGTGCTTTTCGCTCCCGGCCTTACGCTCAAGGCGCTCGCCCTGACGGCGAACGAGGGGCGTCCGGAGGGCCTGAGTGCGGTGCGCTCTGCCGGCGGCCTGGTCGTCGGCTTTGCCGGAACAGCATTGCTCCTCGCACAGCCGACCGTCTATCTGGCTTTCGGTGCTGCCGTCGGCCTATCGGCCTTTGCCCGCATCCTCTCCATCATGTCCGATCAAGGCGCCACCTGGCGCAATATTCTCCTTCTGGTTGTGCAGGCCGCTATCGCATCTCTGACGCTCGCCTATGTCTTTGGTCTGACTTAA
- a CDS encoding primosomal protein N': MKDDSKSLFGELFEMPRRKVVPVLVPMPAPTAYSYAVPDGLTVEPGAIVQVPLGPRQVIGVVWDGGEGASVDPKKLREITKVFDCPPLDQHMRTFLDWVAAYTLSPPGYVARMALRAPAAFDPEPMIEGLRYAGYQPERLTPARQKVLELASDGLSWTKSGLAHASGVSTSVIDGLLKQGVFEQVFLPPPPLVAPPDPDYAQHRLAGPQKEAADEILQSLHKGGFAVSLIDGVTGSGKTEVYFEAIAETLKQGKQVLILLPEIALTANFLERFQDRFGAKPGEWHSDLATRTREKVWRQVATGEIRVVAGARSALFLPFENLGLIIVDEEHDPAFKQEDRVFYNARDMAVVRARIADFPVVLVSATPSVESQVNCIAGRYTRIHLPTRFADAAMPDLHLIDMRRAPPERGGFLSPILLRSVGKAVERGEQALLFLNRRGYAPLTLCRVCGHRFQCPQCSSWLVEHRFRGQIQCHQCGYHEPTPNACPECGTLDHLVACGPGVERIAEEVEKHFPEARTLVLSSDIGGVKRLRLELEAIANGEADIVIGTQLVAKGHNFPLMTLVGIIDADIGLSNGDPRAAERTFQLLSQVTGRAGRTGRKSLGLLQTFQPQHPVMQAIVSGDAAAFYEREITERERAQLPPFGRLVSIIVSADTRAEAEGHARGLRQAAPQENGIMILGPAEAPLALIRGRHRFRLLVHGRRNSDMQAFVLGMLQRGPKERRSIQVQVDVDPQSFL; the protein is encoded by the coding sequence ATGAAGGACGATTCGAAAAGCCTGTTCGGGGAACTGTTCGAGATGCCGCGCCGCAAGGTGGTGCCGGTACTTGTTCCCATGCCCGCGCCGACGGCTTATAGCTATGCGGTGCCAGACGGCCTGACGGTGGAGCCAGGCGCCATCGTGCAGGTGCCGCTCGGGCCACGACAGGTGATCGGCGTGGTCTGGGATGGCGGCGAGGGGGCGTCCGTCGATCCGAAGAAGCTCAGAGAAATCACCAAGGTCTTCGATTGCCCACCGCTTGACCAGCACATGCGCACCTTCCTCGACTGGGTGGCTGCCTATACGCTTTCTCCACCCGGTTATGTGGCCCGCATGGCGCTTCGCGCGCCAGCGGCCTTCGATCCCGAGCCGATGATCGAGGGGCTGCGCTATGCCGGCTACCAGCCGGAGCGTTTGACGCCGGCGCGGCAAAAGGTGCTGGAACTCGCCTCTGACGGTCTTTCATGGACGAAGAGCGGGCTTGCCCATGCCAGCGGTGTCTCGACGAGCGTCATTGACGGTCTGCTCAAGCAGGGCGTGTTTGAACAGGTCTTCCTGCCCCCGCCGCCGCTGGTCGCTCCTCCCGATCCTGATTATGCGCAACACAGGCTGGCCGGGCCGCAGAAGGAGGCGGCCGACGAAATCCTCCAGAGCCTGCACAAGGGTGGCTTTGCCGTCTCCCTGATCGATGGCGTGACGGGCTCGGGCAAGACGGAGGTCTATTTCGAGGCAATTGCCGAGACGCTGAAACAAGGCAAACAGGTGCTGATCCTGCTGCCGGAAATTGCGCTCACCGCCAATTTCCTCGAGCGTTTCCAGGATCGGTTCGGCGCAAAGCCCGGCGAATGGCATTCCGATCTTGCGACCCGCACGCGTGAAAAGGTCTGGCGTCAGGTCGCGACCGGAGAGATCAGGGTTGTGGCCGGCGCGCGCTCGGCGCTTTTCCTGCCCTTCGAGAACCTCGGGCTCATCATCGTCGACGAAGAGCATGATCCGGCCTTCAAGCAGGAAGATCGCGTCTTCTACAATGCGCGCGACATGGCGGTGGTCAGGGCGCGAATCGCGGATTTCCCCGTCGTGCTTGTCTCGGCGACGCCGTCTGTCGAGAGCCAGGTCAACTGCATCGCCGGACGCTACACGCGCATTCATTTGCCGACACGCTTTGCAGACGCTGCGATGCCGGACCTGCATCTCATCGACATGCGGCGTGCTCCGCCGGAGCGAGGCGGCTTTCTCTCGCCGATCCTTCTGCGCTCCGTCGGCAAGGCCGTCGAGCGGGGAGAACAGGCACTACTCTTCCTCAATCGGCGGGGCTATGCGCCGCTGACGCTGTGCCGGGTCTGCGGCCACCGCTTCCAGTGCCCGCAATGTTCGAGCTGGCTCGTCGAGCACCGCTTTCGTGGCCAGATCCAGTGCCACCAGTGCGGCTATCACGAGCCGACACCCAACGCCTGCCCGGAATGCGGGACGCTCGATCATCTCGTCGCCTGCGGGCCGGGCGTGGAGCGCATCGCGGAGGAGGTGGAAAAACACTTCCCCGAGGCGCGGACGCTGGTGCTCTCTTCCGACATCGGCGGTGTGAAACGGTTGAGGCTTGAGCTCGAGGCGATCGCCAATGGCGAGGCGGACATCGTCATCGGCACGCAGCTCGTCGCCAAGGGGCACAATTTTCCGCTGATGACCCTGGTCGGAATCATCGATGCCGATATCGGCCTGTCGAACGGGGATCCCCGCGCCGCCGAGCGAACCTTTCAGCTGCTCTCGCAGGTCACGGGCCGTGCCGGTCGCACCGGGCGCAAGAGCCTCGGACTTCTGCAGACCTTCCAGCCGCAGCATCCCGTGATGCAGGCAATCGTCTCGGGTGATGCGGCGGCCTTCTATGAACGCGAGATCACCGAGCGCGAGCGGGCGCAGTTGCCGCCATTCGGCCGACTGGTCTCCATCATCGTCTCCGCTGATACGCGCGCAGAGGCCGAGGGGCATGCGCGCGGACTCCGCCAGGCTGCGCCGCAGGAAAACGGGATCATGATCCTCGGACCCGCCGAAGCGCCACTTGCTCTCATTCGTGGCCGGCATCGCTTCCGGCTGTTGGTGCATGGGCGCCGCAACAGCGACATGCAGGCCTTCGTGCTCGGCATGCTGCAGCGCGGGCCGAAAGAGCGGCGCTCGATCCAGGTGCAGGTGGATGTCGATCCCCAAAGCTTCCTTTGA
- a CDS encoding GNAT family N-acetyltransferase — MMRRSPVSTFASVTDTLSLLSQGRPGHIVDTLIAERGQRLVEHPLWPAMRPFLYSVLRYDKAIQFANDVANLPGPQVFDYLSAALGLDIQVRHADRIPSSGGFILVSNHPTGIADGVAMYDLLKGCRPDMTFFANRDAVRVNPRLAEIIIPVEWREEHKSKLKARETLKLTTRAVEEGRATILFPSGRIAYWDEGRLNERPWKTSAISLARKYNLPILPVNMKARNSGLFYWFARWSTELRDMTVFYELLNKRGGRFDFTVGNLIPVEALDGDPAEVTKALEDFTVHQLPAYPDRSFR, encoded by the coding sequence CTGATGCGCCGTTCTCCCGTCTCTACCTTTGCTAGCGTTACCGACACCTTGTCGCTTCTTTCTCAAGGCCGCCCCGGACATATTGTCGACACGCTGATTGCCGAGCGTGGGCAAAGGCTCGTCGAGCACCCTCTCTGGCCGGCCATGCGGCCTTTCCTCTACAGCGTGCTTCGCTACGACAAGGCAATCCAGTTTGCCAATGACGTGGCCAACCTTCCCGGACCGCAGGTCTTCGACTATCTGAGTGCTGCGCTTGGCCTCGATATCCAGGTGCGACATGCAGATCGCATTCCCTCGTCCGGCGGATTCATTCTGGTCAGCAACCATCCCACAGGCATTGCCGATGGCGTGGCGATGTATGATCTGCTCAAGGGTTGCCGCCCGGACATGACCTTCTTTGCCAACCGGGATGCCGTCAGGGTCAATCCCCGCCTGGCCGAGATCATCATTCCAGTCGAGTGGCGCGAGGAGCACAAGTCGAAGCTCAAGGCACGCGAAACGCTCAAGCTCACCACGCGCGCAGTCGAAGAGGGGCGCGCCACGATCCTCTTTCCCTCGGGTCGTATCGCCTACTGGGACGAGGGTCGGCTCAACGAGCGGCCGTGGAAGACTTCTGCCATCTCGCTTGCGCGCAAATACAATCTGCCGATCCTCCCGGTAAACATGAAGGCCCGCAATTCCGGGCTGTTCTACTGGTTCGCCCGCTGGTCGACGGAACTGCGCGATATGACCGTTTTCTACGAGCTTTTGAACAAGCGCGGCGGTCGCTTCGATTTCACCGTCGGCAATCTCATTCCGGTCGAGGCGCTCGACGGCGATCCCGCCGAGGTGACCAAGGCGCTGGAAGACTTCACGGTCCATCAACTGCCAGCCTATCCCGACCGCAGTTTCCGCTGA
- a CDS encoding tyrosine recombinase XerC, with translation MIPADEKLLGERAAWLESLGAERRLSGNTLDAYERDTRQFLQFLSAHVGGTVKIDDIKALRPADLRGFLAQRRKEGAGARSLGRHLAGLRSFLRHLERKGLVNAAGASAIRSPKQPKSLPKPLSGRQALAVVAIDTQMHDEPWLAARDAAVLSLLYGCGLRISEALGLTPNAFQGRPTSLRITGKGGKMRLVPLLPVVTEAVETYYKLCPYHLEADAPLFRGARGGPLQPAIIQREMQKLRSALGLPDSATPHALRHSFATHLLGSGGDLRTIQELLGHASLSTTQIYTGVDSARLLDIYDRAHPRA, from the coding sequence TTGATCCCGGCAGATGAAAAACTTCTCGGCGAACGTGCCGCCTGGCTGGAAAGCCTTGGCGCAGAGCGCCGCCTGTCGGGCAACACGCTTGATGCCTATGAGCGTGACACACGCCAGTTCCTGCAATTTCTCTCCGCCCATGTCGGCGGCACCGTGAAGATCGACGACATCAAGGCGCTGCGGCCGGCGGATCTGCGCGGCTTCCTCGCCCAGCGTCGCAAGGAAGGTGCCGGTGCCAGGTCGCTCGGTCGACATCTGGCAGGCCTGCGCTCCTTCCTGCGCCATCTGGAACGCAAGGGCTTGGTGAATGCGGCGGGTGCAAGCGCGATCCGCTCGCCGAAGCAGCCGAAATCCCTGCCCAAGCCACTGAGTGGCCGCCAGGCCCTCGCGGTGGTCGCAATCGACACCCAGATGCATGACGAACCCTGGCTAGCTGCCCGCGACGCAGCAGTGCTGTCTCTGCTCTACGGCTGCGGTCTTCGTATCTCCGAGGCGCTCGGGCTCACGCCCAACGCATTTCAGGGCAGGCCGACCAGCCTGCGCATCACGGGCAAAGGTGGCAAGATGCGGCTCGTGCCCTTGCTTCCGGTCGTGACCGAAGCGGTGGAAACCTATTACAAGCTTTGCCCGTATCACCTTGAAGCCGACGCTCCCCTCTTCCGTGGTGCGCGGGGTGGGCCCTTGCAGCCAGCGATCATCCAGCGCGAAATGCAGAAGCTGCGCTCGGCGCTCGGCCTGCCCGATTCGGCAACGCCGCACGCCCTGCGCCATTCCTTCGCGACGCATCTTCTGGGCAGTGGTGGCGACCTCCGGACGATCCAGGAACTGCTCGGCCATGCGAGCCTGTCGACCACGCAGATCTATACCGGCGTCGACAGCGCGCGGCTTCTCGACATCTATGACCGTGCCCATCCGCGCGCCTGA
- a CDS encoding TraB/GumN family protein: protein MNAHRLFSLRPNLPRPSISEMVLWITGALPLAFLALLVATLLTIVPARASDIACHGENLLVAMERENPEELAAIRAEAAKVANGQGIFWKIEKQGLKPSYLLGTMHVTDPRVLTMPKGAREATAAADVVVIESDEILDEKKAAASLLMHPELTMFTDGKSVKDHLDAADLEKLESGLRQRGLALGAVAKMKPWILASFVALPACEMSRKAAGASFLDKQIAEDAVKAGKPVAGLESLVEQLEAMADLPVDFHFKALIETIELGDKMEDVIETMTELYLAGEIGMTMPMLKTVAPSPGEEDESAYAAFESRIVRDRNLVMADGSKPHLEKGNAFIAVGALHLPGEEGLVELIRRQGYTVTRVDG, encoded by the coding sequence ATGAACGCCCACCGCCTTTTCTCGCTGCGGCCGAACCTGCCGCGCCCTTCGATCTCGGAGATGGTTCTCTGGATCACCGGCGCACTGCCTCTGGCGTTCCTGGCCCTGCTGGTCGCCACCCTTCTGACAATTGTCCCTGCCCGCGCCTCGGATATCGCATGCCACGGCGAGAACCTGCTCGTGGCAATGGAAAGGGAGAACCCGGAGGAACTGGCAGCGATCCGCGCGGAAGCGGCCAAGGTGGCGAATGGTCAGGGCATCTTCTGGAAGATCGAAAAGCAGGGCTTGAAGCCGTCCTACCTGCTCGGCACCATGCACGTCACCGATCCTCGCGTTCTCACCATGCCGAAAGGCGCTCGAGAAGCAACGGCCGCGGCCGATGTGGTCGTCATCGAGTCAGACGAGATCCTCGACGAGAAGAAGGCTGCGGCCTCCCTCCTGATGCATCCCGAACTGACCATGTTCACCGATGGCAAATCCGTAAAGGATCACCTCGACGCCGCCGATCTGGAGAAGCTGGAGTCCGGCCTGAGGCAACGTGGTCTGGCCCTCGGCGCCGTCGCCAAGATGAAGCCCTGGATCCTCGCAAGCTTCGTGGCCTTGCCCGCCTGCGAGATGTCACGCAAGGCAGCTGGCGCCTCCTTCCTCGACAAGCAGATCGCCGAGGACGCCGTCAAGGCCGGCAAGCCGGTGGCGGGCCTCGAGAGTCTCGTCGAGCAACTCGAAGCCATGGCAGACCTGCCGGTCGATTTCCATTTCAAGGCCCTGATCGAGACGATCGAGCTCGGCGACAAGATGGAAGACGTCATCGAGACGATGACCGAGCTTTATCTTGCGGGTGAGATCGGCATGACAATGCCGATGCTGAAGACCGTTGCCCCGTCGCCCGGCGAAGAAGATGAAAGCGCCTATGCCGCCTTCGAGAGCCGCATCGTCCGCGACCGCAATCTTGTCATGGCGGATGGCAGCAAGCCGCATCTGGAAAAGGGCAATGCCTTCATCGCTGTCGGCGCGCTGCATCTGCCGGGTGAGGAAGGTCTCGTCGAACTCATCCGTCGCCAAGGCTATACCGTCACGCGGGTCGACGGCTGA
- a CDS encoding DUF2867 domain-containing protein, whose product MVVVSKQKVELPHPDLAEADWADSYSVRLDRADLDPMQVATALMGRAPRWVTALLGIRNRIVGLFGLKSAELALSDQDMIGGFPVIEHDHERVVLGFNDKHLDFRIIVSVEPEAAAHQHVSLTTLVRRHNLFGRLYILVVTPFHKLIVKTFLKRFAASFDLSRRPA is encoded by the coding sequence ATGGTTGTAGTTTCGAAGCAGAAGGTCGAGCTACCCCATCCGGATCTTGCAGAGGCCGACTGGGCGGACAGCTATAGCGTGAGGCTCGACCGAGCCGATCTCGATCCGATGCAAGTCGCCACGGCTCTCATGGGTCGAGCGCCCAGATGGGTCACTGCACTTCTTGGGATCCGCAACCGGATCGTCGGTCTCTTTGGCCTGAAATCGGCGGAACTCGCGTTGAGCGATCAGGACATGATCGGCGGCTTTCCGGTCATCGAGCATGACCACGAGCGCGTGGTTCTCGGATTCAACGACAAACATCTCGATTTCCGGATCATCGTGTCGGTCGAGCCTGAAGCCGCCGCCCACCAGCACGTCTCACTGACGACGCTGGTCAGGCGGCACAATCTGTTCGGCCGGCTCTACATCCTCGTCGTCACGCCGTTCCACAAGCTGATCGTGAAGACCTTCCTCAAACGATTTGCCGCTTCGTTCGACCTCAGCCGTCGACCCGCGTGA